A section of the Cetobacterium somerae ATCC BAA-474 genome encodes:
- a CDS encoding GNAT family N-acetyltransferase, protein MIVVRETTTDDIENIYNHLNLNYVKKYCKNDEEEQKKNHERWYKFLISSPNYAMFTVEDLKGTFLGNVKFQLDEDFEGAEISLYLAECIRGRGYSTTIVNASIDELRFKYQNLKYVVAYILEENDRSILCFEKAQFKFKGQIEHGGIDYFLYMKVFE, encoded by the coding sequence GTGATAGTAGTAAGGGAAACCACGACGGATGACATAGAAAATATATATAATCATTTAAATTTGAACTATGTAAAAAAATATTGTAAAAATGATGAGGAAGAACAAAAAAAGAATCATGAAAGATGGTATAAATTCTTAATAAGTTCTCCTAATTATGCAATGTTTACTGTCGAAGACTTAAAAGGAACTTTCTTAGGAAATGTAAAATTTCAACTAGACGAAGATTTTGAAGGTGCAGAAATTTCCCTATATTTAGCTGAATGTATAAGAGGGAGAGGTTATTCCACAACAATAGTAAATGCAAGTATAGACGAATTAAGATTTAAATATCAAAATTTAAAATATGTTGTAGCGTATATTTTAGAAGAAAATGATAGATCAATTTTATGTTTTGAAAAGGCTCAGTTTAAGTTTAAAGGGCAAATAGAACATGGAGGTATCGATTATTTTTTATATATGAAAGTTTTTGAATAG